A genomic region of Papaver somniferum cultivar HN1 chromosome 7, ASM357369v1, whole genome shotgun sequence contains the following coding sequences:
- the LOC113295006 gene encoding uncharacterized protein LOC113295006: protein MAETTITNAPKSQILSILETEGEEEEEELVEDISSLITSLQQEISTSDGLPTKESSTATTPLSDNDSNKDTFEDLSSSSSASSNEDEEDKERVIRHLLEASDDELGIPQMGLDFEFEDDEVRSNYGEVGLFNLGGYDSGLWEFEDETANYYTLLQSELFM from the exons ATGGCAGAAACAACCATCACTAATGCACCAAAGAG CCAGATACTTTCAATTCTTGAGactgaaggtgaagaagaagaagaagaacttgttgAAGACATTTCTTCATTGATAACTAGTCTTCAACAAGAAATATCTACATCTGATGGCTTGCCTACTAAAGAAAGTTCTACTGCTACAACTCCACTTTCTGATAATGACTCAAACAAAGATACTTTTGAGGATTTGTCATCTTCATCGTCTGCTTCttctaatgaagatgaagaagataaagaaaggGTTATTAGACACCTTCTAGAAGCTTCTGATGATGAACTTGGTATTCCTCAAATGGGATTAGATTTTgagtttgaagatgatgaagttagGAGTAATTATGGTGAGGTTGGATTGTTCAATTTGGGTGGTTATGATTCAGGCTTGTGGGAATTTGAGGATGAAACTGCTAATTACTATACATTGTTGCAGTCTGAACTTTTCATGTAA